Proteins encoded by one window of Halosolutus amylolyticus:
- a CDS encoding HVO_0476 family zinc finger protein, producing MTDIPDRVPTSCPSCSPDLETVHEVLTATEGGGTVTVRCSECGHVHKIQPEREREVTLDVVVSQEGESFTANVTTPEDETIETGDEFILETEEVLSTVRVTSVELDEHRRTEEAVAEDVETVWTREVDNVAVNVTVHPKDGSRDDSRSITVRVPGDYEFEVGEIETFGDDEFEIDAFVVRDDASGYDRDRYEMEGDTVLAKDAKRVYAYDQTTSAWSAW from the coding sequence ATGACCGACATTCCGGATCGCGTTCCGACGTCCTGTCCGTCGTGTTCGCCGGACCTCGAGACCGTTCACGAGGTCCTGACGGCCACGGAAGGCGGCGGCACCGTAACCGTCCGCTGTAGCGAGTGTGGCCACGTCCACAAAATCCAGCCCGAACGAGAGCGCGAGGTCACACTCGACGTGGTCGTCTCCCAGGAGGGCGAGTCCTTCACCGCGAACGTCACCACGCCCGAAGACGAGACGATCGAAACCGGCGACGAGTTCATCCTGGAGACCGAGGAGGTGCTCTCGACGGTTCGCGTGACGAGCGTCGAACTCGACGAGCACCGGCGGACCGAGGAGGCCGTCGCCGAGGACGTCGAGACCGTCTGGACCCGCGAGGTGGACAACGTCGCGGTCAACGTCACGGTCCACCCGAAGGACGGGTCGCGGGACGACAGCCGATCCATTACGGTTCGGGTCCCCGGCGACTACGAGTTCGAGGTCGGCGAGATCGAGACGTTCGGCGACGACGAGTTCGAGATCGACGCGTTCGTCGTCCGCGACGACGCCTCGGGCTACGATCGCGATCGGTACGAGATGGAGGGCGATACCGTCCTCGCGAAGGATGCGAAGCGGGTCTACGCCTACGATCAGACGACCAGCGCCTGGTCGGCCTGGTAA
- a CDS encoding aminopeptidase, with the protein MSELRPAAETALGQCLNLESGESCAIVTDDEREPIGEALYEVAAEITDDAVVVRYPPGETHGAEPPAPVAAAMADADVVLAPTTKSLSHTRARTEANEAGARVATLPGITEDVFTTGLEADYESIEAHCTDVREQVADADDVRVTAPAGTDITFDVADREWLADTGIVHEAGMMSNLPAGEVFVSPESADGRFVVDGTMMPHGLLDEGETLSFEVEDGLVTDVSDDDIRETIEAAADEVGDAAFNLAELGIGTNVAVTALVGSVLLDEKAGGTVHIAIGDDAGIGGDVEAPIHLDGIVREPTVYADGDEVALPRAE; encoded by the coding sequence ATGTCCGAACTCCGACCCGCCGCCGAGACGGCCCTGGGCCAGTGTCTGAATCTCGAGTCCGGCGAATCCTGTGCGATCGTCACCGACGACGAACGGGAGCCGATCGGCGAGGCGCTGTACGAGGTGGCGGCCGAGATCACCGACGACGCAGTCGTCGTCCGCTATCCGCCGGGCGAGACCCACGGGGCGGAGCCGCCGGCCCCGGTCGCGGCGGCAATGGCCGACGCCGACGTCGTCCTCGCGCCGACGACGAAGAGCCTGAGTCACACCCGAGCGCGCACCGAGGCCAACGAGGCGGGTGCGCGCGTCGCCACGCTGCCGGGGATCACCGAGGACGTCTTCACGACGGGTCTGGAGGCCGACTACGAGTCGATCGAGGCCCACTGTACGGACGTCCGAGAGCAGGTCGCCGACGCCGACGACGTCCGCGTCACTGCGCCCGCGGGCACGGACATCACCTTCGACGTCGCCGACCGGGAGTGGCTCGCGGACACCGGCATCGTCCACGAGGCGGGGATGATGTCGAACCTGCCCGCGGGCGAGGTGTTCGTCAGCCCCGAATCGGCCGACGGCCGGTTCGTCGTCGACGGGACGATGATGCCCCACGGTCTGCTCGACGAGGGCGAGACGCTCTCGTTCGAGGTTGAAGACGGACTCGTTACCGACGTCTCGGACGACGACATCCGCGAGACGATCGAGGCCGCCGCGGACGAGGTGGGCGACGCCGCGTTCAACCTCGCGGAACTCGGGATCGGGACGAACGTCGCCGTCACGGCCCTCGTCGGCTCCGTCCTGCTCGACGAGAAGGCCGGCGGGACGGTCCACATCGCGATCGGCGACGACGCGGGGATCGGCGGCGACGTCGAGGCGCCGATCCACCTCGACGGGATCGTGCGGGAGCCGACGGTCTACGCGGACGGGGACGAAGTGGCGCTTCCGCGTGCGGAGTGA
- a CDS encoding DNA-directed RNA polymerase subunit B'': MAMELDRAKRRDISREYFSKERLAEHHYRSFNAFLNRGMQEVVDEKATIDTDIGDKEGEEPVHVELGDVRVVTPRVREADGSEELLYPQEARLRNITYSAPVFMEMSIVKGEEGDQRVVDSTETKIGRMPIMVGSEKCNIAGFSDEELIEIGEDPADPGGYFIVNGSERVLMTSEDLAPNKILAEYDTKYGDEIQVAKTFSQRRGYRALVLCERTRNGLLEVSFPSVSGSINFVTLVRALGLESDEEIVHKVSNDPEVVKYMLENLEEAEVQTEEEAIEALGKRVASGQGKNYQLKRANYVIDRYLLPHLHEEGVDEEDVRINKAHYLCRMAEACFELALGRREADDKDHYANKRLKVSGDLMKDLFRTALNKLARDVKYQLERANMRNRQLSVNTVVRSDVLTERLEHPIATGNWVGGRSGVSQLVDRTDFMGVLSHLRRLRSPLSRSQPHFEARDLHATQWGRICPSETPEGPNCGLVKNFAQAMELSQNVEDEQELKRELASMGVQGIPGLEGIERSTADD, encoded by the coding sequence ATGGCAATGGAACTCGATCGAGCGAAACGACGGGACATCTCGCGGGAGTACTTCTCGAAGGAACGACTCGCCGAACACCACTATCGATCGTTCAACGCCTTCCTCAACCGCGGCATGCAGGAGGTCGTCGACGAGAAGGCGACGATCGACACGGACATCGGCGACAAGGAAGGCGAGGAACCGGTGCACGTCGAACTGGGCGACGTCCGCGTGGTGACGCCGCGCGTTCGGGAGGCCGACGGCTCCGAAGAGTTGCTCTACCCGCAGGAGGCGCGCCTTCGAAACATCACCTACTCCGCGCCGGTCTTCATGGAGATGTCGATCGTCAAGGGCGAGGAGGGCGACCAGCGGGTCGTCGACTCGACCGAGACGAAGATCGGGCGGATGCCGATCATGGTCGGCTCCGAAAAGTGTAACATCGCCGGCTTCTCCGACGAGGAACTGATCGAGATCGGCGAGGACCCCGCCGACCCCGGCGGCTACTTCATCGTCAACGGTTCCGAGCGGGTGCTGATGACGAGCGAGGACCTCGCGCCGAACAAGATCCTCGCGGAGTACGACACCAAGTACGGCGACGAGATCCAGGTCGCGAAGACCTTCTCCCAGCGTCGCGGGTATCGGGCGCTCGTGCTCTGCGAGCGGACTCGAAACGGACTGCTCGAGGTCTCGTTCCCGTCGGTCTCGGGATCGATCAACTTCGTGACGCTCGTGCGCGCGCTCGGCCTCGAATCGGACGAGGAGATCGTCCACAAGGTCTCGAACGACCCCGAGGTCGTCAAGTACATGCTGGAGAACTTAGAGGAGGCCGAGGTCCAGACCGAGGAGGAGGCGATCGAGGCCCTCGGGAAACGGGTCGCCTCGGGCCAGGGGAAGAACTACCAGCTCAAGCGCGCGAACTACGTGATCGACCGCTACCTCCTGCCGCACCTCCACGAGGAGGGCGTCGACGAGGAGGACGTCCGGATCAACAAGGCCCACTACCTCTGTCGGATGGCCGAAGCGTGTTTCGAACTCGCGCTCGGGCGACGCGAGGCCGACGACAAGGACCACTACGCGAACAAGCGCCTGAAGGTCTCCGGCGACCTGATGAAAGACCTGTTCCGGACCGCGCTCAACAAACTGGCCCGGGACGTCAAGTACCAGCTCGAGCGCGCCAACATGCGCAACCGACAGCTCTCGGTGAACACGGTCGTCCGATCGGACGTCCTGACCGAGCGACTCGAGCACCCGATCGCGACCGGAAACTGGGTCGGTGGCCGATCGGGCGTCTCGCAGCTGGTCGACCGTACCGACTTCATGGGCGTGCTCTCGCACCTGCGCCGGCTTCGATCGCCGCTCTCGCGGTCCCAGCCTCACTTCGAGGCGCGGGACCTGCACGCGACCCAGTGGGGTCGCATCTGTCCCTCCGAGACGCCGGAGGGGCCCAACTGT
- a CDS encoding protein-L-isoaspartate(D-aspartate) O-methyltransferase has protein sequence MFGFGDSDPDPGDYEAARKRMVRSVASRVADDRVLEALESAPRHEFVSEDRRGEAYADRPLPIGDGQTISAPHMVAVMADKLALDPGENVLEIGTGCGYHAAVTAELVGPDHVYSVEYSEDLAADARETLAETGYDDVSVRVGDGADGWPERAPYDAAYLTCAAPEFPAPVVEQVRSGGRLLAPIGTGFQSLVLAEKLPDGSLARSEHGGVRFVRMR, from the coding sequence ATGTTCGGCTTCGGCGACTCCGATCCCGACCCCGGCGACTACGAGGCCGCCCGGAAGCGGATGGTCCGGTCCGTCGCCTCGCGCGTGGCGGACGATCGCGTTCTTGAGGCCCTCGAGTCGGCCCCGCGCCACGAGTTCGTCTCCGAGGATCGCCGTGGCGAGGCCTACGCGGACCGCCCGTTACCGATCGGGGACGGGCAGACGATCAGCGCACCGCACATGGTCGCGGTCATGGCCGACAAACTGGCGCTCGATCCCGGCGAAAACGTGCTCGAGATCGGGACGGGCTGTGGCTACCACGCCGCGGTGACGGCCGAACTCGTCGGTCCGGATCACGTCTACAGCGTCGAGTACAGCGAGGACCTCGCCGCGGACGCCCGGGAGACGCTCGCCGAGACGGGGTACGACGACGTCTCCGTCCGGGTCGGCGACGGAGCGGACGGCTGGCCCGAGCGCGCCCCCTACGACGCCGCGTACCTCACGTGTGCGGCCCCGGAGTTTCCCGCTCCCGTCGTCGAGCAGGTTCGATCGGGCGGTCGGCTGCTCGCCCCGATCGGGACCGGGTTCCAGTCGCTGGTGCTGGCCGAGAAACTCCCGGACGGCTCGCTCGCTCGGAGCGAACACGGGGGCGTGCGGTTCGTTCGGATGCGCTGA
- a CDS encoding CARDB domain-containing protein, whose product MKKQTSVRILLCFGLIVIAGTVFFAGSAAATASLEEMNGDGTEDDPYIITDVEELQAMNENPDAHYVLGNDVDASETETWDAGAGFEPIGDESPFDGSFDGQNHTITGLTIDRPSDNNVGLFGRTTGTIKNVYLEDIDVRGGERNTGTLVGENAGDVKEVSVTGSVKGEGREVGGLIGFLEDGDGTVERSGADVDVSGENAVGGLIGGISSWKDYTITNTYAKGDIEASDGRAGGLVGFMREGDTIRIAYATGDVTGTEAGGIAGANGGFGHDGGTISTAFATGELSGDEIGAINGTGRSWHSGTYSDTFWDRQTTGVIDGQGTGSGLTTAEMTGTKAETNLNGFGFGTFWTLTDEYPVLEWQVEAVSVSLSDDTVGAGEQTSVTVTLTLDDGSTVTASEVADYDAGGIVDVDAGVVDAQQQGTAEITATIAGESDTAELEITEPPKIELAESEFDADAIVEGSTVTASATYKNDGGPGSHTAELIADGEAVDTQTVSLDADEETTIEFEWTPHGAIGTEYDLAIDDTDVGSISVVEPGTVTLEDARFPDRVGSGSPYEFTVDLENEADETVIDTITYELDDEVVATESVTVEPDGSEAILGHETDTDVGLTIAHAVTGHNETIEGTSDVTDPPEFEISDIETPDELEAGEEFDLTVTVENTGGVEGTQTVTVSDAEGEVASEELTIESAASETITVSLSDDGTGGSEFRVATEDDEMTEAVTITEADDGTDEPDDSNDSDGLPGFGALTATLALVAVLALLGDRRPDQ is encoded by the coding sequence CGTAATTGCAGGTACAGTTTTCTTCGCAGGTTCTGCCGCTGCTACGGCATCACTCGAAGAAATGAACGGTGATGGGACGGAGGATGATCCGTATATAATCACTGATGTCGAAGAACTACAAGCAATGAATGAGAACCCGGACGCCCACTACGTTCTCGGGAATGATGTTGACGCGAGTGAAACCGAGACGTGGGACGCAGGTGCCGGGTTCGAACCGATCGGTGACGAGTCACCTTTCGACGGTTCGTTCGACGGTCAAAATCATACAATTACTGGACTGACGATTGATCGACCATCGGATAATAACGTTGGATTGTTCGGCCGGACGACTGGAACAATCAAGAACGTCTATCTCGAAGATATCGACGTTCGCGGTGGTGAACGGAATACGGGTACGCTCGTCGGAGAAAATGCAGGTGATGTCAAAGAGGTTTCTGTAACTGGTAGCGTCAAAGGAGAAGGTCGAGAGGTCGGTGGTTTAATTGGTTTCCTGGAGGATGGGGATGGAACAGTTGAGCGCTCAGGAGCAGATGTGGACGTTTCTGGAGAGAACGCCGTTGGTGGACTGATCGGTGGGATATCCTCTTGGAAGGACTATACGATTACAAATACGTACGCAAAGGGAGACATCGAAGCATCTGACGGGAGGGCTGGTGGTCTTGTCGGGTTCATGAGAGAAGGTGATACCATTCGGATAGCATATGCTACGGGAGACGTGACTGGAACTGAAGCGGGCGGCATCGCGGGTGCCAATGGCGGATTTGGGCACGACGGCGGTACGATCAGTACAGCATTTGCTACTGGTGAGTTGAGTGGTGATGAAATAGGCGCAATCAATGGAACTGGTCGATCCTGGCACTCTGGAACGTATTCAGATACGTTCTGGGACAGGCAAACTACTGGTGTTATTGATGGACAAGGCACTGGTTCTGGTCTCACAACTGCCGAAATGACCGGTACTAAGGCCGAAACAAACCTAAATGGCTTTGGCTTCGGGACCTTCTGGACTCTGACGGACGAGTATCCTGTTCTCGAGTGGCAGGTCGAAGCTGTCTCCGTGTCACTCTCAGATGATACTGTTGGAGCTGGTGAACAGACAAGCGTGACGGTGACGCTGACACTGGACGATGGTTCGACCGTCACCGCCTCCGAGGTCGCCGATTACGACGCTGGTGGCATCGTTGACGTCGATGCTGGCGTCGTCGATGCCCAGCAGCAGGGAACGGCTGAGATAACTGCCACGATCGCTGGTGAAAGCGATACTGCCGAACTCGAGATCACAGAACCTCCAAAGATCGAACTCGCCGAGTCCGAATTCGACGCCGACGCGATCGTCGAGGGAAGTACCGTGACAGCGTCAGCGACCTATAAGAACGACGGCGGGCCTGGAAGTCACACCGCCGAACTGATCGCCGATGGCGAGGCCGTCGACACACAGACCGTCTCACTCGACGCCGACGAGGAGACGACGATCGAGTTCGAGTGGACGCCCCACGGTGCGATCGGCACGGAGTACGACCTCGCGATCGACGACACCGACGTCGGTTCGATCAGTGTCGTCGAACCTGGAACCGTGACGCTCGAGGATGCTCGATTCCCCGATCGGGTCGGCTCCGGGTCACCCTACGAGTTCACGGTCGACCTGGAGAACGAGGCCGACGAGACGGTGATCGACACCATCACCTACGAACTCGATGACGAAGTCGTCGCTACGGAGTCGGTTACAGTTGAACCGGACGGCTCGGAAGCGATCCTCGGTCACGAGACCGATACCGACGTCGGGTTGACGATCGCCCACGCCGTGACGGGTCACAACGAGACGATCGAAGGCACGAGCGACGTCACCGACCCACCGGAGTTCGAAATCTCCGACATCGAGACGCCCGACGAGCTCGAAGCCGGCGAAGAGTTCGACCTGACGGTGACGGTGGAGAACACCGGCGGCGTCGAGGGGACCCAGACGGTCACCGTATCGGATGCCGAGGGTGAAGTCGCCAGCGAAGAACTGACAATCGAATCGGCCGCGAGTGAGACGATTACGGTGTCGCTGAGCGACGACGGGACTGGCGGGTCCGAGTTCAGGGTCGCCACTGAGGACGACGAAATGACCGAAGCCGTGACGATTACGGAGGCCGACGACGGGACGGACGAGCCGGACGACTCGAACGATTCGGACGGGCTCCCTGGCTTCGGAGCTCTGACGGCCACGCTGGCTCTCGTCGCCGTACTCGCGCTACTCGGCGATCGACGCCCGGACCAATGA
- a CDS encoding TrkA C-terminal domain-containing protein, producing the protein MSTTIAAMAVEPLQNGAGIADPTTIEWTRTALLGILGYGLLAGVGALSLAFGYRALTVRQLPIGPAVLVGLALPAGWLTGEALRHGTVIADSPLVHYATGSYVLGVLVAGGVVAGLGHRLGDHLARGTYEITAVDASGPVADLVQSAGLAVAVTLPASIDDAEGYPAVDEAVKRDLADRDLQFPSGLSTSALRSRLERRLESDYDLGYVRAELAADGGVAALTIGARRAGIGPTLGPDRVAVAIAGDPSSRASAGDPVEVWTDDDGSNRLVTTGTLRASADPVTTLIVDADDAEAFEPGDRYRLTTRPETPGDAHALVSAIRTADETVTATTVAADGPLESEFAGWVSGTVLAIDREGEELSLPADNEPLEAGDTIYVFGTPAELADRDGSGESSAGPETPEATPGAAD; encoded by the coding sequence ATGTCGACCACGATCGCAGCGATGGCAGTCGAACCGCTACAGAACGGGGCAGGGATCGCCGATCCGACCACGATCGAATGGACTCGAACTGCCCTGCTCGGCATCCTCGGCTACGGCTTGCTGGCCGGCGTCGGTGCGCTCTCGCTCGCGTTCGGCTACCGGGCACTGACCGTCCGACAACTGCCGATCGGGCCGGCCGTCCTCGTCGGGCTCGCGCTGCCGGCGGGCTGGCTCACGGGCGAAGCACTTCGTCACGGGACGGTCATCGCCGACTCGCCGCTGGTCCACTACGCGACCGGTTCCTACGTCCTCGGCGTACTGGTCGCCGGGGGCGTCGTCGCCGGCCTCGGCCACCGGCTGGGGGATCACCTCGCGCGCGGGACCTACGAGATCACGGCGGTAGACGCGAGCGGGCCGGTCGCGGATCTCGTCCAGTCGGCCGGCCTCGCCGTCGCCGTCACGCTACCCGCGTCGATCGACGACGCGGAGGGGTATCCGGCCGTCGACGAGGCGGTCAAACGGGACCTCGCGGACCGTGACCTCCAGTTCCCGAGCGGCCTGTCGACGTCGGCGCTCCGGTCGCGACTGGAGCGCCGGCTCGAATCCGATTACGACCTCGGGTACGTCCGCGCCGAACTCGCGGCGGACGGCGGCGTGGCCGCGCTCACGATCGGCGCTCGACGGGCCGGCATCGGACCAACGCTGGGGCCGGACCGGGTCGCCGTCGCGATCGCGGGCGATCCGTCCTCGCGGGCGAGCGCTGGCGATCCGGTCGAAGTCTGGACGGACGACGACGGCTCGAATCGGCTCGTCACGACGGGGACGCTCCGGGCGAGCGCCGACCCGGTCACGACGCTGATCGTCGACGCGGACGACGCGGAGGCCTTCGAACCGGGCGATCGCTACCGGCTCACGACCCGTCCCGAGACGCCGGGTGACGCCCACGCGCTCGTCTCGGCGATCCGGACTGCGGACGAGACGGTCACGGCGACCACGGTGGCGGCCGACGGGCCGCTCGAGAGCGAGTTCGCCGGCTGGGTGTCGGGGACCGTCCTCGCGATCGATCGGGAGGGCGAGGAACTGTCGCTGCCGGCGGACAACGAGCCGCTGGAAGCCGGCGACACGATCTACGTCTTCGGGACGCCGGCCGAACTCGCGGACCGCGACGGAAGTGGGGAGTCGTCGGCAGGTCCCGAGACACCGGAAGCGACGCCCGGGGCGGCCGACTGA
- a CDS encoding bacterio-opsin activator domain-containing protein, whose amino-acid sequence MSQPITVLVVDNEPGYADLAGSMLEREHDAIEAVAATSADDALAVLDRRDVDCIVSDYEMPSLSGLELLERIREDDPDLPFILYTGRGSEELASEAIAAGVTQYFQKESGEEQYALLANQITNAVSQYRAETELRESERRYERTLTTLHETTRDLMRAETKDEIYQSAVDTAGDILDVAVAAAYAFEPTDGVLAHAASMRESRELVDPEMTFERGEGLVWEVFSEGESAYYEDVQRTGVERAQTLSRSELIAPLGTHGVLVAGTEDVDGFDETMTELLHILAANTEAALDRAEREQLLREHDRTLTAQNEELTRLNHTNEIVREINHGVAQASTRDEIERRVCDRLADTDRYLFAWIATNDDDPPTPTAWAGVDAAYVDRIRDDGECAPEVGLVKETLATEQVQVVRNVLEADDWSPRRKDALTYGYQTVLSVPLVDDERRYGALLVHVPGVDAITDSEREVLGELGETIGHAIRSVEQTRAMLTDSRVELELTSYDERLLVNRLSERISGPITLEGVIDRADDEVVVFVSVPSTAELGPVMAEWASVETLSAVSEGEDETLFELTLSSTPFLDVLRTYDVQLREATAEDGTTTLVLEVPQHVETRSLIEGFQNSYPDTELDARRETTGTRSARQLDTYLEERLTDKQFEALQAAHYSGFFEWPRESTGEDLADALDVSPPTYHYHLRAAERKLVTLAFDGGSN is encoded by the coding sequence ATGTCACAGCCGATCACCGTTCTCGTCGTCGACAACGAACCGGGATACGCCGATCTCGCTGGATCGATGCTCGAACGCGAACACGACGCGATCGAGGCCGTCGCCGCAACGAGTGCCGACGACGCGCTCGCGGTGCTCGACCGGCGCGACGTCGACTGTATCGTCAGTGACTACGAGATGCCGTCCCTGTCGGGTCTCGAGTTGTTAGAGCGGATCCGGGAGGACGATCCGGACCTGCCCTTCATCCTGTACACGGGCCGGGGATCGGAGGAACTCGCCAGCGAGGCGATCGCCGCGGGCGTCACGCAGTACTTCCAGAAGGAGTCGGGCGAGGAGCAGTACGCGTTGCTGGCGAACCAGATCACGAACGCGGTCTCGCAGTACCGCGCGGAGACGGAACTGCGCGAGAGCGAGCGCCGGTACGAACGGACGCTGACGACGCTCCACGAGACGACGCGGGACCTGATGCGGGCGGAGACGAAAGACGAGATCTACCAGTCGGCCGTCGACACCGCGGGCGACATCCTCGACGTGGCGGTCGCTGCGGCCTACGCGTTCGAGCCGACCGACGGGGTGCTCGCCCACGCCGCGTCGATGCGGGAGTCGCGCGAACTCGTCGATCCCGAAATGACGTTCGAGCGCGGCGAGGGACTCGTCTGGGAGGTGTTCTCGGAAGGAGAGAGCGCGTACTACGAGGACGTCCAGCGAACGGGCGTCGAGCGCGCCCAGACGCTGAGCCGGAGCGAGTTGATCGCCCCCCTCGGGACTCACGGCGTGCTGGTCGCGGGCACCGAGGACGTCGACGGCTTCGACGAGACGATGACCGAACTGTTGCACATCCTGGCGGCCAACACGGAGGCCGCGCTCGATCGGGCCGAGCGCGAGCAGTTGCTCCGCGAGCACGATCGGACCCTGACCGCCCAGAACGAGGAGCTGACTCGGCTCAACCACACGAACGAGATCGTCCGCGAGATCAACCACGGCGTCGCCCAGGCCTCGACGCGCGACGAGATCGAGCGGCGGGTGTGTGATCGACTCGCCGATACCGATCGGTACCTGTTCGCCTGGATCGCGACGAACGACGACGACCCGCCGACGCCGACGGCCTGGGCGGGGGTCGACGCGGCCTACGTCGATCGGATCCGCGACGACGGGGAGTGCGCTCCCGAGGTCGGACTGGTCAAGGAGACGCTCGCCACGGAGCAGGTCCAGGTGGTCCGCAACGTCCTCGAGGCCGACGACTGGAGCCCCCGGCGGAAGGACGCGCTCACGTACGGCTACCAGACGGTGCTTTCGGTGCCGCTCGTCGACGACGAACGGCGGTACGGGGCCCTGCTCGTCCACGTGCCGGGCGTCGACGCGATCACCGACAGCGAGCGCGAGGTGCTCGGCGAACTCGGAGAGACGATCGGCCACGCGATCCGATCGGTCGAGCAGACGCGGGCGATGCTCACCGACAGCCGCGTCGAACTCGAACTGACGAGTTACGACGAGCGCTTGCTCGTCAACCGCCTCTCCGAGCGGATCAGCGGCCCCATCACGCTCGAGGGCGTGATCGATCGGGCCGACGACGAGGTCGTCGTCTTCGTGAGCGTTCCGTCGACGGCGGAACTCGGGCCGGTCATGGCGGAGTGGGCGTCGGTCGAGACGCTCTCGGCCGTCTCCGAGGGCGAGGACGAGACGCTGTTCGAACTGACGCTCTCGTCGACGCCGTTTCTCGACGTGTTGCGGACGTACGACGTGCAGTTGCGCGAAGCCACGGCCGAGGACGGCACGACGACGCTCGTCCTCGAGGTTCCCCAGCACGTCGAGACCCGATCGCTGATCGAGGGATTCCAGAACAGCTATCCGGATACCGAACTCGACGCCAGGCGCGAGACGACCGGGACGCGCTCGGCCCGCCAGCTCGACACCTATCTCGAGGAGCGGCTTACCGACAAACAGTTCGAGGCGCTACAGGCGGCCCACTACAGCGGCTTTTTCGAGTGGCCCCGCGAGAGTACCGGGGAGGATCTCGCGGACGCCCTCGACGTGTCCCCGCCGACGTACCACTATCACCTGCGGGCCGCCGAACGAAAGCTGGTGACGCTGGCGTTCGACGGCGGTTCTAATTAA
- a CDS encoding DNA-directed RNA polymerase subunit H, with product MVDVSQHELVPEHTVLEEDALEEVLSEYDIDRTDLPKIKRNDPALPDEAEIGDVIKIVRNSRTTDQAVVYRLVVE from the coding sequence ATGGTAGACGTAAGCCAACACGAACTCGTCCCGGAGCACACCGTTCTCGAGGAGGACGCGCTCGAGGAGGTGCTCTCCGAGTACGACATCGACCGTACAGACCTGCCCAAAATCAAGCGCAACGATCCCGCCCTCCCGGACGAGGCGGAGATCGGCGACGTCATCAAGATCGTCCGGAACTCACGGACAACCGATCAGGCAGTCGTATACCGACTCGTGGTGGAATAA
- a CDS encoding group I intron-associated PD-(D/E)XK endonuclease, producing the protein MANPKTLGDETEAKIVATLIADGYTVSVPFGDNDKYDLVVDDSDRLYRIQCKTAWQNKAETIRFNTHSQTTRDGRYHEQTYDDVIDAFIVRCPDREQLYWIPIEDATEQKMELRFEASIDHPSINWAPDYEFDGKIPER; encoded by the coding sequence ATGGCTAATCCGAAGACCCTCGGTGACGAAACGGAAGCGAAGATCGTGGCGACACTCATTGCGGACGGATACACCGTCTCGGTACCGTTCGGTGACAACGACAAATACGATCTCGTCGTCGACGATAGCGATCGCCTCTATCGTATCCAGTGTAAAACGGCGTGGCAGAACAAAGCCGAGACGATTCGCTTCAATACGCACTCGCAAACGACGAGAGACGGTAGGTATCACGAACAGACGTACGACGACGTGATCGACGCGTTCATCGTCCGATGTCCGGATCGAGAGCAGTTGTACTGGATCCCGATCGAGGACGCGACAGAGCAGAAGATGGAACTCCGGTTCGAAGCCAGTATCGACCATCCATCGATCAACTGGGCACCCGACTACGAATTCGACGGCAAAATCCCGGAGCGATAA